In Electrophorus electricus isolate fEleEle1 chromosome 6, fEleEle1.pri, whole genome shotgun sequence, a single genomic region encodes these proteins:
- the LOC118241564 gene encoding globoside alpha-1,3-N-acetylgalactosaminyltransferase 1-like: MTFVCFNRIIYKQPSVINGRKDVITVTPWLAPVVWEGTFDTTLIDAIYKMQNITVATTVFAMGKHVQFLKGFLESAEKHYLQGYRVHYYIFTDKLEAVPMVTLGANRSLTTLKLPSSNGWQELTLLKMEKLEKLTETQLNNEVDYIFNLDVDTVFSGHWGAETLGDIVAVIHPGYYSTPYDEFPYERRPESQAYIPQGMGDYYYGGAVIGGRVEEVHKLVKTCRIQLDVDKANSIEAAWQEESHLNKYFLYNKPTKILSPEYLWQDFKSKTDDIKISRFSQVIKIYTFE, translated from the exons atgacttttgtgtgttttaataggATTATCTACAAGCAGCCCAGTGTGATAAATGG aaGGAAAGATGTCATCACGGTGACCCCATGGCTTGCTCCAGTGGTGTGGGAGGGCACATTTGACACAACTCTGATTGATGCCATCTACAAAATGCAGAACATCACCGTGGCAACCACTGTGTTTGCAATGGGGAA ACATGTGCAGTTCCTGAAGGGATTCCTGGAATCAGCAGAGAAGCACTACCTGCAGGGTTACCGTGTACATTATTACATCTTTACAGACAAGCTAGAGGCAGTTCCTATGGTAACACTGGGTGCCAACCGTAGTTTGACTACACTGAAACTTCCAAGCTCAAACGGCTGGCAAGAGCTCACATTACTCAAGATGGAGAAGCTCGAGAAACTCACTGAGACCCAATTGAACAATGAGGTCGACTACATCTTCAACCTCGACGTGGATACCGTATTCTCTGGTCACTGGGGGGCGGAGACTCTGGGTGATATTGTTGCTGTGATACACCCTGGTTATTACAGTACACCATACGATGAGTTCCCATATGAGAGGAGGCCTGAGTCACAGGCCTACATTCCTCAGGGGATGGgagattattattatggtgGTGCGGTGATTGGTGGTCGAGTGGAAGAGGTGCACAAACTCGTTAAAACTTGCCGCATACAGCTGGACGTGGACAAGGCCAATTCTATTGAAGCAGCGTGGCAGGAGGAGTCTCACCTGAACAAGTACTTCCTCTACAACAAACCAACCAAGATCCTGTCACCTGAGTACCTCTGGCAGGACTTCAAATCCAAAACTGATGACATAAAAATCAGCCGCTTCTCTCAAGTCATCAAGATCTATACTTTTGAGTAG
- the LOC113569213 gene encoding globoside alpha-1,3-N-acetylgalactosaminyltransferase 1-like, translating into MSYSVNVELEELKLYLSAKEKEQHKTRNVLLPQAIFYKQPSVLNGNVDMDVVSIRKDVMTVTPWLAPVVWEETFDTSLIDSFYKMQNITVATTVFALGKHVQFLKDFLESAEKHYMQGYHVHYYIFTDQPEAVPMVTLGANHSLTTLKISSSNHLQEITLRRMEKLEKLIDTQMINEVDYIFSLDVDTKFYGHWGAETLGDIVAVIHPGYYSTPRDEFPYERRPESQAYIPQGMGDYYYGGAVIGGLVEEVHKLAKTCRMQLDMDKANSIEAAWQEESHLNKYFLHNKPTKILSPEYLWQDFKSKTHEIKISRFSQVIKIYTFEQGSQINHQLHINNSLIKHYIYVNYWQLTIM; encoded by the exons ATGTCTTATAGTGTGAATGTAGAACTAGAGGAACTCAAATTGTACTTGAGTGCGAA GGAAAAAGAACAGCACAAAACCAGGAATGTACTCCTCCCTCAGGC gATTTTTTACAAGCAGCCTAGTGTTCTAAATGGGAACGTAGATATGGATGTAgtaagtat AAGGAAAGATGTCATGACGGTGACCCCATGGCTAGCCCCAGTGGTGTGGGAGGAAACATTTGACACAAGTCTGATTGACTCCTTCTACAAaatgcagaacatcactgtGGCAACCACTGTGTTTGCTCTGGGGAA ACATGTTCAGTTCCTAAAAGACTTCCTGGAGTCAGCGGAGAAGCACTACATGCAGGGTTACCATGTGCATTATTACATCTTTACGGACCAGCCCGAGGCAGTTCCTATGGTAACACTGGGTGCCAATCATAGTTTGACTACACTGAAAATTTCAAGCTCAAACCACTTGCAGGAGATCACTCTACGCAGGATGGAGAAACTCGAGAAACTCATTGACACCCAAATGATCAATGAAGTCGACTACATCTTCAGCCTCGATGTGGATACCAAATTCTATGGTCACTGGGGGGCGGAGACTCTGGGTGATATTGTTGCTGTGATACACCCTGGTTATTACAGTACACCACGTGATGAGTTCCCATATGAGAGGAGGCCTGAGTCACAGGCCTACATTCCTCAGGGGATGGGAGATTATTACTATGGTGGTGCGGTGATTGGTGGTCTAGTGGAAGAGGTGCACAAACTCGCTAAAACTTGCCGCATGCAGCTGGACATGGACAAGGCCAATTCTATTGAAGCAGCGTGGCAGGAGGAGTCTCACCTGAACAAGTACTTCCTGCACAACAAACCCACCAAGATCCTGTCACCTGAGTACCTCTGGCAGGACTTCAAATCCAAAActcatgaaataaaaatcagCCGCTTCTCTCAAGTCATCAAGATCTATACTTTTGAGCAGGGATCCCAAATTAATCATCAGTTACATATTAATAACTCATTAatcaaacattatatatatgttaacTACTGGCAGCTAACTATTATGTGA